A single window of Undibacterium sp. 5I1 DNA harbors:
- a CDS encoding YqiA/YcfP family alpha/beta fold hydrolase: MILYLHGFRSSPQSFKARKMAEYMHSLGRADEYVCPQLSASPLLAIQQAEQLMSAYAPEDITVIGSSLGGFYATWLAEKYGCKAILLNPAVKPPRDLEKYVGVTTAYHSDEVFEFKAEYVPQLRAYEVAAITQAERYFLLAATGDEVLDWREMTAHYPAAKQIVIEGSDHGMADFVDYLDQVLLFCDAGI, translated from the coding sequence ATGATTTTATATCTGCATGGCTTTCGCTCCTCTCCGCAATCATTTAAAGCGCGAAAAATGGCGGAATACATGCACAGCCTGGGGCGTGCAGACGAATATGTTTGTCCTCAATTGTCGGCATCGCCTTTGCTGGCGATTCAGCAGGCAGAGCAACTGATGTCAGCTTATGCTCCAGAAGATATCACCGTGATTGGCTCGTCGCTTGGTGGTTTTTACGCGACCTGGCTGGCAGAAAAATATGGCTGCAAGGCGATCTTGCTCAACCCAGCCGTCAAGCCGCCACGTGATCTGGAAAAGTATGTGGGTGTCACGACCGCTTATCACAGCGACGAGGTGTTTGAGTTTAAAGCGGAATACGTGCCGCAATTGCGCGCATACGAAGTGGCGGCAATCACACAAGCCGAGCGTTATTTTTTGCTGGCTGCGACCGGTGACGAAGTGTTGGATTGGCGCGAAATGACAGCGCATTATCCGGCTGCCAAACAAATTGTGATCGAAGGAAGTGATCATGGCATGGCGGATTTTGTCGATTATCTGGATCAGGTTTTATTGTTTTGTGACGCGGGAATCTGA
- a CDS encoding chorismate--pyruvate lyase family protein has protein sequence MFAINDMSDGGVSSATLNATILRSHSPAFAHWLSHVNGVQASAKMVDWLTNRSSLTAKLVACSEQFRVQRLHQRRAICLTDEAMQIGLPRRAKVYEREVLLRCDGEAVVYAHTVLPLTATASQWPLFSSLGERSLGSTLFNDPLVQRGDLTYARLRKAHPLMRRIAAVDGLDLEQSASLSLLARRSVFRRKGGCLLVTEVFLPAIANLKNRY, from the coding sequence GTGTTTGCGATCAACGATATGAGTGACGGCGGCGTGAGTAGTGCTACTTTGAACGCTACCATTTTACGTAGTCATTCGCCTGCTTTTGCCCATTGGCTATCGCATGTTAATGGTGTTCAGGCTTCCGCAAAAATGGTTGATTGGCTAACCAATCGCTCCTCGCTGACGGCCAAGCTAGTAGCCTGTTCAGAGCAATTTAGAGTACAGCGTTTGCATCAGCGTCGGGCAATTTGTCTGACAGATGAGGCGATGCAGATTGGTTTGCCGCGCCGCGCCAAAGTATATGAGCGGGAAGTGTTGTTGCGCTGCGATGGCGAGGCGGTGGTGTACGCACACACTGTGCTACCGTTGACCGCAACTGCCAGTCAGTGGCCATTATTTAGTTCGCTTGGTGAGCGCTCTTTGGGCTCAACTTTGTTTAATGATCCTTTGGTGCAGCGTGGTGATTTGACGTATGCGCGTTTGCGGAAAGCACATCCGCTGATGCGCAGAATCGCTGCCGTAGATGGATTAGATTTGGAGCAATCTGCCAGTCTCAGCCTGTTAGCGCGTCGCTCGGTATTCCGGCGCAAAGGTGGTTGTTTGTTGGTGACGGAGGTATTTTTACCTGCGATTGCTAATTTAAAGAATAGATACTAG